CATTGAGTATTTAAGCTTACTGAAAAAAGTCGGAACAAAGTTCCCTCAGACTGTCATACTAGAGAGGAAATAGACGAAAGTCAACTCTCAGATATGTCAGTAGAAATAAGTAATATAGACCATTTAGGATTGGTAGCAGGCATCATTGATTCTATTGGAATGGAAGGAAAAATTAATGAAATCCTAGGTGAGCAAAGAGGGGAAAAAATCAGTGCCGGTCAAGTAGTCAAAGGGATGATCTTAAATGGACTAGGATTAGTGTCATCTCCTTTATATTTATTTAGCAAGTTCTTTCAAGGAAAAGCCATAGAGCATTTAATTG
This region of Roseofilum casamattae BLCC-M143 genomic DNA includes:
- a CDS encoding DUF4277 domain-containing protein, with the translated sequence MSVEISNIDHLGLVAGIIDSIGMEGKINEILGEQRGEKISAGQVVKGMILNGLGLVSSPLYLFSKFFQGKAIEHLI